One window from the genome of Pyxicephalus adspersus chromosome 6, UCB_Pads_2.0, whole genome shotgun sequence encodes:
- the SOST gene encoding sclerostin, translating to MGSEEEDENSNDSLCYTADLSEFSCRELHSTQYITDGLCRSLKPTKELVCSGQCLPSHLQPNSIGRGKWWRQSSSDYRCVPAHSHMQRIQLLCPDNEVQTYKIRVVTSCRCKHYTRFHNQSELKSVGKEIVRTLKKKKPQLAKIKNKLNHHELKNAY from the exons ATGGGGTCCGAGGAGGAAGATGAAAACTCCAATGATTCCCTCTGCTACACAGCAG aCTTATCTGAATTTAGCTGCAGAGAGCTACATTCCACACAGTATATAACAGATGGTCTATGCCGAAGTCTGAAACCAACAAAAGAGCTGGTCTGTTCTGGTCAATGCTTACCCTCCCATCTCCAACCAAACTCTATTGGTCGAGGAAAATGGTGGCGCCAGAGCTCATCAGATTACCGCTGTGTGCCAGCCCACAGCCACATGCAACGTATTCAGCTGTTATGCCCTGACAACGAAGTGCAGACATACAAGATCAGAGTGGTCACATCATGTCGCTGCAAACACTACACTCGCTTCCACAACCAGTCAGAACTAAAAAGTGTGGGCAAGGAAATAGTGagaactttaaagaaaaagaagcCTCAGCTTgccaagattaaaaataaattgaatcacCATGAGCTAAAAAATGCCTATTGA